The proteins below come from a single Mytilus edulis chromosome 5, xbMytEdul2.2, whole genome shotgun sequence genomic window:
- the LOC139525235 gene encoding angiopoietin-1-like: MVIIIIIYGVVVINPICHGTSDIKKKMKFILEKEKIIVSSDSTTTTKADSVIQCTTLCTSEQECETASYDRTTGQCRLDSNSNPQTKTIKTGILVFKNHEATDCSKMPNGSINGVHKIFVNNVNRYLDVYCDMTAGGWTVIQRRQDGSVDFYRDWLDYKKGFGNVSGEYWLGNDNIFNILNGKSYSLRFDLERSSGERSYAQYEIFKIADESEDYNLTLAGYSGTAVPPPNFDKISLRYR; this comes from the exons ATGGTTATCATCATAATTATTTATGGTGTCGTTGTAATAAACCCAATATGCCATGGAACATCAGATATTAAgaagaaaatgaaatttatattagaaaaggAAAAGATAATTGTTTCAAGTGATTCAACAACTACAACTAAAGCAGATTCTGTTATACAATGCACCACTTTGTGTACTAGCGAACAGGAGTGTGAGACCGCAAGCTATGATCGTACTACAGGACAATGTAGATTGGATTCCAACAGTAACCCAcagacaaaaacaattaaaactggAATTCTTGTGTTTAAAA atCACGAAGCAACGGACTGCTCCAAAATGCCCAATGGAAGTATCAACGGCGTCCACAAGATTTTTGTAAACAATGTTAACAGATATCTTGATGTATATTGTGATATGACAGCCGGTGGATGGACG GTGATCCAAAGACGACAAGATGGGTCAGTAGATTTTTATAGAGACTGGTTAGACTACAAGAAAGGATTTGGCAACGTTTCTGGAGAATACTGGCTTG GCAACGACAACATCTTTAATATCTTGAATGGAAAGTCGTATAGTTTGAGATTTGACTTAGAGAGGAGTTCTGGAGAGAGAAGCTATGCTCAGTACGAGATATTCAAAATAGCAGACGAGTCTGAAGATTATAATTTAACATTAGCTGGGTACTCCGGAACTGCTG tTCCTCCtccaaattttgacaaaatttccctccgttACAGATAG